Proteins encoded within one genomic window of Bombus vancouverensis nearcticus chromosome 4, iyBomVanc1_principal, whole genome shotgun sequence:
- the Syx18 gene encoding syntaxin 18: MDVSTLFKVSVQTVSLRNKALGINDNTRNLKRAKNKSAFFIKAQGVVAQISKLREFLLENRKAYLNFSNYLSNVPSMSDGDRDKIDIGAQKIMSTCSQLIKDLRREIAGSEVSPQNLEHREIMLLLIEDYLKNVCKIYSEQKAIQVKRAIEVRKIAKLELDTKPIKQMQPKVEKPSLNINEAEDKESKIDSNKSSAMKIQEMNGDVNALMYEEKISPEDIQTLEAENKQLYNELNTLTEEVKQIESKVVHIAELQEIFTEKVLDQDKDLDRLMTNVVGSTENVKDANEQIRQAIQRNAGLRVWILFFLLVMSFSLLFLDWYNP; the protein is encoded by the coding sequence ATGGATGTTAGTACACTATTTAAAGTAAGCGTGCAAACTGTTAGTCTTCGTAACAAAGCATTAGGAATTAATGATAATACACGGAACCTAAAAAGGGCAAAGAATAAAAGTGCCTTTTTTATTAAAGCCCAAGGTGTTGTTGCACAAATTTCCAAATTACGTGAATTCCTATTGGAGAACCGTAAAGCATACTTAAACTTTTCAAACTATTTGTCAAATGTACCAAGCATGTCAGATGGAGATCGTGATAAAATCGATATTGGTGCACAAAAAATAATGAGTACCTGTTCCCAATTAATCAAGGATTTAAGAAGAGAAATAGCAGGTTCTGAAGTTTCTCCACAAAACTTAGAACACAGAGAAATTATGTTGTTATTAATTGAGGATTACTTAAAGAATGTTTGTAAGATCTACTCAGAACAAAAAGCAATACAAGTAAAAAGAGCGATAGAGGTAAGAAAAATTGCCAAACTAGAGTTGGATACAAAGCCTATCAAACAGATGCAACCTAAAGTGGAAAAACCTAGCTTAAACATAAATGAAGCTGAAGATAAGGAAAGTAAAATTGACTCTAATAAATCTAGTGCTATGAAAATACAAGAAATGAATGGTGATGTAAATGCACTGATGTATGAAGAAAAAATATCGCCTGAAGATATACAGACCTTAGAGGCAGAAAACAAGCAACTATATAATGAACTTAACACATTAACGGAAGAAGTGAAACAAATAGAAAGTAAAGTTGTACATATAGCAGAACTCCAAGAAATATTCACGGAAAAGGTATTGGATCAAGACAAGGACTTAGATCGTTTAATGACGAATGTCGTTGGATCGACGGAAAATGTAAAAGATGCTAATGAGCAAATTAGACAAGCGATTCAAAGGAATGCGGGGCTTCGAGTgtggattcttttctttcttctagtTATGTCATTCTCTCTGTTATTTCTCGATTGGTATAATCCTTAA
- the LOC117156566 gene encoding uncharacterized protein LOC117156566 gives MSDDNVNIIQEINKLNLELKKKLEVVSKWRVECAQLQLEFLKLYTPECLEIFESLKQMTDMSIDSNTKFNNP, from the exons ATGTCGGAtgataatgtaaatattatccaggaaataaataaattaaatttggagttaaaaaagaaattggaaGTAGTCTCAAAATGGAGAG TCGAATGTGCTCAATTGCAACTAGAATTTCTGAAGTTGTACACTCCAGAATGTCTTGAAATTTTCGAATCGCTTAAACAAATGACTGACATGAGTATCGATTCGAATACTAAGTTTAATAATCCTTAG
- the epsilonCOP gene encoding coatomer subunit epsilon, producing MKQYYRNDKMARQQQADVDELFDVKNHFYIGNYQQCINEAQKIKSSSPEVTMERDVFLYRAYIAQRKFRVVLDEINNSSPPDLQPLKMLADYFANPARREAIVTELQQATNRADYDNHNFLIVAATIYYHEKNLEAALRILRNVDHLECLALTLQIYLKMDRLDLAKKELLTMQEKDDDATLTQLAQAWLNISSGGDKLQDAYYIFQDMIDKHSSTSMLLNGQATCFIGLAKYEEAETALQESLDKDSNNPDTLINMIVLSQHMGKPPEVANRYLSQLKDSHLEHPFVKEYLQKEIEFQRLRKQYSSST from the exons ATGAAACAGTATTACCGAAATGACAAGATGGCACGTCAGCAGCAAGCAGACGTCGACGAACTTTTCGACGTGAAAAATCACTTTTATATTGGAAACTATCAGCAATGTATCAACGAAGCACAAAAAATAAAG tcaTCTTCGCCAGAGGTGACGATGGAACGAGATGTGTTCCTCTATCGTGCGTACATAGCGCAACGAAAATTCCGTGTTGTGCTAgatgaaattaataattcttCCCCTCCTGATTTGCAACCACTGAAAATGTTGGCGGATTATTTTGCGAATCCTGCTCGCAGAGAGGCGATTGTCACCGAATTGCAACAAGCGACCAACCGCGCTGATTACGATAATCATAACTTCCTAATCGTTGCTGCAACCATCTACTATCACGAAAAGAACTTAGAGGCAGCACTTAGGATACTTCGTAATGTAGATCACTTAGAATGTCTAGCCCTAACGCTACAGATTTACTTAAAAATGGATCGGTTAGATCTCGCAAAGAAAGAGCTGCTAACTATGCAGGAGAAGGATGATGATGCCACTCTGACACAACTAGCACAGGCATGGCTAAATATAAGCAGTGGCGGAGATAAGTTACAAGATGCTTATTACATATTTCAA GATATGATAGACAAACATTCCAGTACGAGTATGCTATTAAATGGTCAAGCTACTTGTTTCATTGGGCTAGCTAAATACGAAGAAGCTGAAACAGCTTTGCAAGAATCTTTGGACAAAGATAGTAACAATCCAGACACTTTAATCAATATGATTGTCCTTTCTCAGCATATGGGAAAGCCGCCTGAAGTTGCTAATCGTTATTTGAGTCAACTGAAAGATTCACATTTGGAACATCCATTTGTTAAAGAGTATTTACAGAAAGAGATAGAATTTCAAAGGCTCAGGAAACAGTATTCTTCATCCACCTAA
- the LOC117156586 gene encoding uncharacterized protein LOC117156586 has protein sequence MSEIGKIENSTMENQDICSESFEKSRVLVSSEANSLNESQDFHLIDTGDDESQRNLENTKDEKTLSFVSGGNTESTLNEIKLTAEHIAKLDVQNDDIKVEDTQDVEVMKEKEKHNIEPCEKEEEKEIDESSTLENKEKFSDDENEEIIHCTPSEASSPSKKQGGANIISLKRKIGSFNEPPTKILRTASREDVSVPEKLVQEEEESWNSFKSDDSHHEFPKNCSNTNIIIAETQDVGEDDNMKEMVELSISCKERDRDENHPELEMKDYEIDKNKNFNDTSKLHQAITKRDLNEETSEVKNVSQSNENRVIQVQTNERDCTSSLKTVAVEKLKSDLSNKNTDSIRAIEAKDSKVTYSEKAEDKENGIEPKRKISSEENSSNVQEISMSKEVCESHSNMCSGSISKSRMSIELIYDKTTVHEAKPRSKELVEIDEDGEKIILDSSQEDSDGKAESKSVLDNTKSDTIYKSCYDSKNSSEFSYKSVENVKESSLDSVKSSGKLVNGSSESKKCDTDSTASLQSDTFNDMPILDKADNISTSIHNINKQIKSISILKDSDHVDLLSVSDNEPEVFIVDDKSKSNSIHSSSITKALQMEKEIGMYVRMKCLLHIDEGTKEFLSKEIIGVQCETVATESTLTRQKNNDTSASLADISGNDNKEISPGSVNSNPQLYQLNPSRLSFASTISLSSASSAASLAAKLAIRDSTHFSLPRVPAKHAKRHGQDIHSLNDKHAIDEAYERLSKEWQNSHLLTTTILNFANTELTGVDAYNVSNERIDDHLQKIRSSTPEVSKDIVQLQTPKSTKKSKAVKRPRSKSTKSDNQSNGVNKISKVLNLAENINTPNRKKNKTEHTDNISSTINVSTKSESHMIDELIGKDVFAKWSDNNYYPGTVIDKIKTKYKVNFYDGKNKVLIEDFVIPIPKVLKEGLSVYAATKNYDYGSCGIIINVEIVNNEVYYTVETDEGEKLEVQIKDLSLSADQAQVLKEEINLGNKSLPSTPKHLGQITLDNMVDGKRRSKRIATPSFSTPKSKLIQTPTNKIEVEPSVSGVTSSIKREKKIPFESDGVSSDSNVSVKDEVFSIGVQPEIIGTPYEQVVKGPQNRIKSKSRSKKKVDDAETIAMFGPIPRADSNLFKGMSFLLTCASVETIDRFQDDKDSDPGTEDEIEWSKKPFIRDRLNKQIVAGGGKVYTDFSEIPQDEYKNTKLITNVPNTTAKSLLCLSVGIPAYNHNWIIRCCQEGKFVNPAEDGLPAGWSLDKNSYIEMFQRQSNKPLTQVVVIIPVVESEKQFAPFWRQICENAGAVIILADKADVMENFVQGTVVLTNSLCPSWAADKANKLQIPLLSTTWIVQCLIEGKFCPYDASVRYKYNYKKNLVN, from the exons ATGTCAGAAATAGGAAAGATAGAAAATAGTACAATGGAAAATCAAGATATATGTTCTGAAAGTTTTGAAAAGAGCAGGGTTTTGGTATCTAGTGAAGCCAATAGTTTGAATGAAAGTCAAGATTTTCATCTAATAGATACAGGCGATGATGAATCACAACGAAATttagaaaatacaaaagatGAAAAAACATTATCTTTTGTCTCTGGTGGTAACACAGAATCAACTTTGAATGAAATAAAACTAACGGCTGAGCATATAGCAAAGCTTGATGTACAGAATGATGATATAAAAGTAGAAGATACGCAAGACGTTGAAGTTATGAAGGAGAAGGAAAAACATAACATAGAGCCATgtgaaaaagaagaggagaaagagaTTGATGAAAGTAGtactttagagaataaagaaaaattttctgatgatgaaaatgaagaaataatacATTGCACACCATCTGAAGCATCTTCACCATCTAAGAAACAAGGTGGTGCTAATATAATAAGCCTAAAACGTAAAATAGGTTCATTTAATGAACCACCTACAAAAATTTTAAGGACGGCATCTAGGGAAGATGTATCAGTGCCTGAGAAACTAGtacaggaagaagaagaaagttgGAATTCGTTTAAATCTGACGATTCCCATCATGAATTTCCTAAAAATTGCTCTAacacaaatattataattgCAGAAACTCAGGATGTTGGAGAAGATGACAACATGAAAGAAATGGTAGAATTGTCAATATCATGTAAAGAAAGAGATAGAGATGAAAACCACCCTGAATTGGAAATGAAAGATTATGAAATAGATAAGAACAAAAATTTTAATGATACATCAAAACTACATCAAGCTATTACTAAGAGAGACCTTAATGAAGAGACATCAGAGGTAAAAAATGTATCACAGTCTAATGAAAATAGAGTAATACAGGTTCAAACAAACGAGAGGGACTGTACATCTTCCCTAAAAACTGTTGCAGTTGAGAAATTAAAATCGGATTTGAGTAATAAAAATACAGATAGCATTAGAGCAATTGAAGCAAAAGATAGTAAGGTAACATACAGTGAGAAAGCAGAAGATAAGGAAAATGGTATTGAACCTAAAAGAAAAATCAGTTCAGAAGAAAACAGTAGCAATGTTCAAGAAATATCAATGTCTAAAGAAGTATGTGAATCTCACTCTAACATGTGTTCTGGGAGCATATCCAAATCGCGAATGAGCATAGAACTTATATATGATAAAACTACTGTTCACGAAGCTAAGCCTAGATCCAAAGAATTAGTAGAAATTGATGAGGATGGAGAGAAGATAATATTAGATTCGTCTCAAGAAGATTCTGATGGGAAAGCCGAGAGTAAGAGTGTCCTAGATAATACAAAGTCTGATACAATATACAAAAGTTGTTACGACAGTAAAAATAGTAGCGAATTTAGTTATAAATCGGTGGAAAATGTCAAAGAATCATCCCTTGATTCGGTTAAATCCAGTGGTAAATTGGTAAATGGAAGTAGTGAATCAAAAAAATGCGATACCGACAGTACGGCTAGTTTACAATCAGACACGTTTAACGATATGCCAATTCTTGACAAAGCAGATAACATTTCTACATCCATACATAatataaacaaacaaattaaatcAATTTCTATACTTAAAGACAGCGATCATGTTGACTTATTAAGTGTAAGTGATAATGAGCCTGAGGTTTTTATAGTAGATGATAAAAGTAAGTCAAACTCGATTCACAGTAGTTCTATCACAAAAGCCTtacaaatggaaaaagaaattgGTATGTATGTTAGAATGAAATGTTTATTACACATTGATGAAGGTACAAAGGAATTTCTAAGTAAAGAAATCATTGGTGTGCAATGTGAGACTGTTGCTACAGAGTCCACTTTAACCAGACAGAAAAACAATGATACATCTGCTTCATTGGCAGACATTTCTGGAAATGACAATAAGGAAATATCTCCTGGATCAGTAAACAGTAACCCGCAATTATATCAACTGAATCCTTCCAGGCTTTCATTTGCTTCGACGATCAGCTTAAGTTCTGCATCTAGTGCCGCTTCACTGGCAGCCAAGCTTGCGATAAGAGATAGTACACATTTCTCGTTACCGAGAGTACCGGCGAAACATGCGAAAAGACACGGCCAAGATATTCATTCGCTGAATGATAAACACGCAATAGACGAAGCGTACGAACGTCTAAGCAAAGAATGGCAAAACAGTCACCTTCTTACAACAACTATTTTAAACTTTGCAAATACTGAACTCACTGGCGTTGATGCATACAATGTTAGCAACGAGAGGATAGACGACCATTTACAAAAGATTCGATCTTCTACGCCAGAAGTGTCAAAAGACATAGTTCAGTTACAAACTCCTAAAAGCACAAAGAAGAGCAAAGCAGTAAAGAGGCCAAGAAGTAAAAGTACTAAGTCAGATAATCAGTCAAATGGAGTGAACAAGATTTCAAAGGTATTAAATCTCGCAGAGAACATTAATACACCgaatagaaaaaagaataaaacggAACATACGGATAATATATCGAGCACTATAAATGTTTCAACAAAATCCGAATCGCATATGATAGATGAATTAATTGGTAAGGATGTATTCGCTAAATGGTCGGACAATAATTATTATCCCGGTACAGTTATCGATAAAATAAAGACGAAATATAAGGTAAACTTCTATGATGGAAAAAATAAAGTACTTATAGAAGACTTTGTTATACCGATACCGAAAGTTTTGAAAGAGGGTCTATCCGTGTATGCCGCTACCAAGAATTACGATTATGGATCGTGCGGTATAATCATCAATGTTGAGATTGTAAATAACGAAGTATATTACACAGTAGAGACAGACGAAGGAGAAAAGCTAGAAGTTCAAATCAAGGATCTTTCTTTATCAGCTGATCAGGCTCAAGTGTTGAAAGAGGAAATCAATTTGGGGAATAAGAGTCTTCCATCTACGCCAAAGCATTTAGGGCAAATAACATTAGATAATATGGTTGATGGAAAAAGACGTTCGAAACGAATCGCCACTCCCAGTTTTTCTACTCCTAAATCTAAACTAATTCAGACTCCTACAAACAAAATTGAAGTAGAACCATCTGTATCGGGCGTAACATCTTCGattaaaagagagaagaagataCCCTTTGAAAGTGATGGCGTTTCCAGCGACTCTAATGTTTCTGTAAAGGACGAAGTCTTTTCTATTGGAGTACAACCCGAAATAATTGGAACCCCGTATGAGCAAGTTGTAAAAGGACCACAAAATCGAATTAAAAGCAAATCGagaagtaaaaaaaaagtaGACGATGCAGAAACCATTGCAATGTTTGGTCCAATTCCGCGTGCAGATTCGAATCTGTTTAAAGGCATGTCTTTCCTTCTTACCTGTGCATCCGTAGAAACTATCGATCGATTTCAAGATGATAAAGATTCAGATCCAGGAACCGAAGATGAGATAGAATGGTCAAAAAAGCCTTTTATAAGAGATAGATTAAACAAGCAAATAGTGGCAGGTGGCGGAAAAGTCTACACTGACTTCAGTGAAATCCCACAAGATGAGTACAAAAATACAAAACTAATAACGAACGTGCCAAACACAACTGCGAAGAGTCTGTTGTGTCTTTCGGTTGGTATACCTGCTTATAATCATAATTGGATAATAAGATGTTGTCAGGAG GGAAAATTTGTAAATCCAGCAGAAGATGGATTACCAGCGGGATGGAGCTTagataaaaattcatatatcGAAATGTTCCAAAGACAAAGCAACAAACCATTGACTCAGGTTGTTGTGATAATTCCAGTTGTAGAGTCTGAAAAACAATTTGCTCCATTTTGGCGCCAAATTTGTGAAAACGCAGGTGCTGTTATTATATTAGCGGACAAAGCAG atGTAATGGAAAATTTTGTACAGGGAACTGTAGTTCTTACAAATAGTTTGTGCCCATCCTGGGCAGCAGACAAGGCTAATAAACTACAAATTCCATTACTTTCTACAACATGGATTGTCCAATGTTTGATAGAAGGGAAATTTTGTCCGTATGATGCAAGTGttcgttataaatataattataaaaaaaatttggtAAATTAA